From a region of the Paramagnetospirillum magnetotacticum MS-1 genome:
- a CDS encoding helix-turn-helix domain-containing protein, whose amino-acid sequence MDSTANDPQTETPAEAPVAEASEQAVTPEAAPEPAPAPQAAAEPGPQPVSEPVAEPQPLAEIAAAAPLAVSAGVGATLRSARDGMGKTLPECAKLLRIRQIYLEALEEGRHRDLPGGTYAAGFLRSYAEYLGLDSEEMVRRFREEGAGGFKNRTELTFPSPVSEGRIPGGAVIFLGLILAAVAYGGWYMLSSSETKVTEMVPPLPDRLAGVLNRQASLTGEAKTAAEASKPGEEAVKAKEDVVPPTEAEEDKPAAVNPAPAAPEPVKAEPPKVEAPKPEPVKAEPPKVEAPKPEPVKAEPPKVEAPKPEPVKAEPPKVEAPKPEPVKAEPPKVEAPKPEPVKAELPATSMADGKVYGTEYADARVVLKATGDDCWIQVREVDGSLLMSRLLRRGDSFRVPNRSGLNLMVGNAGSLEVSVDGRKVPALGAAGQVRRDIRLDPDKLATGG is encoded by the coding sequence GTGGATAGCACAGCAAACGATCCCCAGACCGAGACCCCCGCCGAGGCTCCCGTCGCCGAGGCTTCCGAGCAGGCCGTCACGCCCGAAGCGGCGCCCGAGCCCGCCCCCGCTCCCCAGGCGGCGGCTGAGCCCGGGCCCCAGCCTGTCTCCGAGCCGGTTGCCGAGCCTCAGCCTCTCGCAGAGATTGCCGCTGCCGCACCCTTGGCGGTGAGTGCCGGGGTCGGCGCCACCTTGCGGTCGGCGCGCGACGGCATGGGCAAGACCCTGCCCGAATGCGCCAAGTTGCTGCGCATCCGCCAGATCTATCTGGAAGCCCTGGAAGAGGGGCGGCACCGTGACCTGCCGGGCGGGACCTACGCCGCCGGTTTCCTGCGCAGCTATGCCGAATATCTCGGCCTGGACAGCGAGGAAATGGTGCGTCGTTTCCGCGAGGAAGGGGCGGGCGGTTTCAAGAACCGCACCGAACTGACTTTCCCCTCGCCGGTTTCCGAAGGCCGCATTCCCGGCGGCGCCGTGATCTTCCTGGGGCTGATCCTGGCGGCGGTGGCCTATGGCGGCTGGTATATGCTGTCTTCGTCCGAGACCAAGGTCACCGAGATGGTTCCGCCCTTGCCCGATCGTCTGGCCGGGGTCCTCAACCGTCAGGCCAGCCTGACCGGCGAGGCCAAGACGGCGGCCGAGGCGTCCAAGCCGGGCGAGGAGGCCGTGAAGGCCAAGGAGGACGTGGTTCCTCCGACCGAGGCGGAGGAGGACAAGCCCGCCGCCGTCAATCCGGCCCCTGCCGCGCCCGAACCGGTCAAGGCCGAGCCGCCTAAGGTCGAGGCTCCCAAGCCCGAACCGGTCAAGGCCGAGCCGCCCAAGGTCGAGGCTCCCAAGCCCGAGCCGGTCAAGGCCGAGCCTCCCAAGGTCGAGGCTCCCAAGCCCGAGCCGGTCAAGGCCGAGCCGCCCAAGGTCGAGGCTCCCAAGCCCGAGCCGGTCAAGGCCGAACCACCGAAGGTCGAGGCTCCCAAGCCCGAACCGGTCAAGGCCGAACTGCCCGCCACCTCCATGGCCGATGGCAAGGTTTACGGCACCGAATATGCCGATGCCCGTGTGGTGCTGAAGGCGACAGGCGACGATTGCTGGATCCAGGTGCGCGAGGTGGACGGCTCCTTGTTGATGAGCCGCCTGCTGCGCCGAGGCGACAGTTTCCGGGTTCCCAACCGCTCGGGCCTCAACCTCATGGTGGGCAATGCCGGTTCGCTGGAGGTCAGCGTGGACGGCCGCAAGGTTCCCGCCCTGGGCGCGGCGGGGCAGGTGCGGCGTGATATCCGCCTCGATCCCGACAAACTGGCGACCGGGGGCTGA
- the ispG gene encoding flavodoxin-dependent (E)-4-hydroxy-3-methylbut-2-enyl-diphosphate synthase: MSLRPYREIARRKSRQIHVGSVAVGGDAPISVQTMTNTLTTDVKGTLEQIRRAADAGADLVRVSCPDEDSTKAFKQIAKESPVPLIADIHFHYKRGIEAAEAGAACLRINPGNIGSHERVREVVKAAKDHGCSMRIGVNAGSLDKHLLDKYGEPCPEALVESALEHAKLLEDNDFFEFKIAVKASDVFLAVAAYQGLAKACDYPLHLGITEAGGLIGGTVKSSIGIGSLLWQGIGDTLRVSLSADVTEEVKVGFEMLKALDLRHRGVRIVSCPSCARQGFDVIKTVETLENRLSHVRAPVTLSILGCVVNGPGEARETMVGITGGGSDNHKVYIGGSPDHNVDGKSMVDHIVELVEARAAEIEAAKAGGK, from the coding sequence ATGAGTCTGCGGCCCTACCGTGAAATCGCCCGGCGCAAGTCGCGGCAAATCCATGTCGGTTCCGTGGCGGTCGGCGGCGACGCCCCCATTTCGGTCCAGACCATGACCAACACCTTGACCACGGACGTCAAGGGGACGCTGGAACAGATCCGCCGCGCCGCCGATGCCGGTGCCGATCTGGTGCGCGTGTCGTGCCCCGACGAGGATTCCACCAAGGCTTTCAAGCAGATCGCCAAGGAATCGCCGGTGCCGCTGATCGCCGACATCCATTTCCACTACAAGCGCGGCATCGAGGCGGCCGAAGCGGGCGCCGCCTGTTTGCGCATCAATCCCGGCAATATCGGCTCGCACGAGCGGGTGCGCGAAGTGGTCAAGGCCGCCAAGGATCACGGCTGTTCCATGCGCATCGGTGTCAATGCCGGATCGCTGGATAAGCATCTGCTGGACAAATACGGCGAGCCCTGTCCCGAAGCGCTGGTGGAAAGCGCGCTGGAACACGCCAAGTTGCTGGAAGACAACGATTTCTTCGAGTTCAAGATCGCGGTCAAGGCCTCCGACGTCTTCTTGGCCGTGGCGGCTTATCAGGGTCTGGCCAAGGCCTGCGATTATCCGCTGCATCTGGGCATCACCGAAGCAGGCGGCCTGATCGGCGGCACGGTGAAGTCCTCCATCGGCATCGGCTCGCTGTTGTGGCAGGGTATCGGCGACACGTTGCGCGTTTCGCTCTCTGCCGACGTGACCGAGGAGGTCAAGGTCGGCTTCGAGATGCTGAAGGCCCTGGATTTGCGCCATCGTGGCGTGCGCATCGTCTCTTGCCCGTCTTGCGCCCGTCAGGGCTTTGACGTCATCAAGACGGTGGAGACGCTGGAAAACCGGCTGTCCCATGTGCGCGCTCCCGTTACGCTGTCCATCCTGGGCTGCGTGGTCAACGGCCCCGGCGAGGCGCGCGAGACCATGGTGGGCATCACCGGCGGCGGCTCGGACAATCACAAAGTCTATATCGGCGGCTCGCCCGACCATAATGTCGATGGCAAGTCCATGGTCGATCACATCGTCGAACTGGTCGAGGCGCGTGCCGCCGAGATCGAAGCCGCCAAGGCCGGGGGAAAATAA
- a CDS encoding class I SAM-dependent methyltransferase, with protein MDWIKPERLAQRALDESGDVNANGDFGSYAKANLNGTLEGSGIESHNLVFAEGRVELYRQLWRGLPLDSIADMGCGLGLTAGALADAFPNARVDGYELSPDAVSFARRRFPKANFECRAIGRDNDLGRRFDLILCQEFYPFTRTSDLDTHAEFLTVLRHHLTDHGCLIIELSERDFGTSILCNLERLSGFRIERTVMPFDRVFRYLPFLPLAQFASFFLGRATRMARNIHLKLTPLKGH; from the coding sequence GTGGACTGGATCAAGCCAGAGCGTCTGGCCCAACGGGCCCTGGACGAGAGTGGAGACGTGAACGCCAACGGTGATTTCGGCTCCTATGCTAAGGCGAATTTGAACGGCACCCTTGAAGGCAGCGGTATCGAAAGCCACAACCTCGTTTTCGCAGAAGGCCGGGTGGAGCTTTATCGCCAGCTTTGGCGCGGATTGCCCTTGGACAGTATCGCCGATATGGGCTGCGGGCTAGGATTGACCGCGGGTGCCTTGGCCGATGCGTTTCCCAACGCCCGCGTGGATGGCTATGAACTCTCGCCCGACGCCGTAAGTTTTGCGCGACGGCGTTTTCCCAAGGCCAATTTCGAGTGCCGTGCCATTGGCCGCGACAACGATCTGGGGCGGCGTTTCGACCTGATCCTGTGCCAGGAATTCTACCCGTTCACCCGAACGTCCGATCTCGACACCCACGCGGAATTCCTGACGGTTCTCCGCCACCATCTGACGGATCACGGCTGCCTCATCATCGAACTTTCCGAGCGTGATTTCGGCACTTCGATTCTGTGTAATTTGGAGAGGCTTTCCGGCTTTCGCATCGAGCGGACCGTGATGCCCTTTGATCGGGTCTTCCGCTACCTTCCATTCCTGCCGCTGGCGCAGTTCGCGTCATTCTTTCTGGGACGAGCGACCAGGATGGCGCGGAATATTCATCTCAAGCTTACGCCTTTGAAAGGGCATTGA
- the hisS gene encoding histidine--tRNA ligase codes for MSSLQPVRGTHDLLPDESRRHRRVEEIAFSAARRYGFGEIMTPIFEFTDVFARTLGETSDVVTKEMYTFSDRSGESITLRPEGTAGVARAFISGGLAQSLPLKLFYRGPMFRHERPQKGRLRQFHQVGVELLGVESPLADVEVIALAWRVLSELGLASKVRLEINTLGDAESRETYRNTLVAYLSEFREALSEDSRNRLERNPLRILDSKDEGDRRIVENAPLMNDSLSPAAREFFAQVTDGLHALGIPFVLNSRLVRGLDYYCHTAFEFTTTELGAQGTVLAGGRYDELIATMGGVRTPGIGWAAGVERLSMLVGDIPDTVRPISVIPMGDAVAAMVVAERLRRMGCNVEMGFSGNMKKRMARANKVNARFAVILGEEESARKAVTIRDLDTSTQDEVPLAQLEEHLGRLL; via the coding sequence ATGTCCAGCCTGCAACCGGTTCGCGGCACCCACGATCTGCTGCCCGATGAATCCCGCCGTCATCGCCGGGTTGAGGAGATCGCCTTTTCCGCCGCCAGGCGCTACGGCTTTGGCGAGATCATGACCCCCATCTTCGAGTTCACCGACGTTTTCGCCCGCACGCTCGGCGAGACCTCGGACGTGGTGACCAAGGAGATGTATACTTTCAGTGATCGTTCGGGCGAATCCATCACGCTGAGGCCTGAGGGCACGGCGGGTGTGGCGCGGGCCTTCATCTCGGGCGGGCTGGCGCAAAGCCTGCCCCTGAAGCTGTTCTATCGCGGTCCCATGTTCCGCCATGAACGTCCCCAGAAGGGCCGTCTGCGCCAGTTCCATCAGGTGGGTGTTGAACTGCTGGGCGTGGAATCGCCCCTGGCCGATGTGGAGGTCATCGCCTTGGCCTGGCGGGTTCTGTCCGAATTGGGCCTGGCTTCCAAGGTGCGGCTGGAAATCAACACCCTGGGCGATGCCGAAAGCCGCGAGACCTACCGCAATACCCTGGTGGCCTATCTGTCGGAATTCCGCGAAGCCCTGTCCGAGGACAGCCGCAACCGGCTGGAGCGCAATCCTTTACGTATCCTCGATTCCAAGGATGAGGGAGACCGGCGCATTGTCGAAAACGCGCCGCTGATGAATGACTCCTTGTCGCCTGCCGCCCGCGAATTCTTTGCCCAGGTGACCGACGGTCTGCATGCGCTGGGCATTCCCTTCGTCCTCAATTCGCGGCTGGTGCGCGGCCTGGATTACTACTGCCACACGGCCTTCGAGTTTACCACCACCGAACTGGGGGCCCAGGGCACGGTTCTGGCCGGTGGGCGCTATGACGAACTGATCGCCACCATGGGCGGCGTGCGCACACCGGGTATCGGCTGGGCCGCCGGTGTCGAGCGTCTGTCCATGCTGGTGGGCGATATCCCCGACACGGTGCGCCCCATCAGCGTCATCCCCATGGGCGACGCCGTGGCCGCCATGGTGGTGGCCGAGCGCCTGCGCCGCATGGGCTGCAATGTGGAGATGGGCTTTTCCGGCAATATGAAGAAGCGCATGGCGCGGGCCAACAAGGTCAATGCCCGCTTCGCCGTGATTCTGGGCGAGGAGGAATCGGCGAGAAAGGCCGTGACCATCCGCGATCTGGACACGTCCACCCAGGACGAGGTGCCGCTGGCGCAGCTGGAGGAACACCTCGGCCGCCTGCTGTAG
- the hemA gene encoding glutamyl-tRNA reductase: MSGSSHRLVVIGANHRSASLSLRDALFVDDAGATTFLEGLKRAGLAEAMVLATCDRVEIWAEDRDPVHAAKLVGEALAAKAGLEPSVLAPHLYTLSGGEAVRHGFSVTASLDSLVIGEPHVTGQVKAAHRLARDAGCCGGELDHFLQAAFAVAKRVRSETSIGEGPVSIAAAAVQTARDVHGDLGGLRALLVGTGEMGELVAESLLAAGLKDISVTAPRAARAEAVAKSLEGHVLAFEDLRDGLASFDVVLTCVGARTVSVTSEMVTNALRKRRRKPVFLVDAGIPGDIEPAVNRVDGAFLYDLADLEKVALEGRATREAAARAARDIVEAEAQGFLRGRAARAAVPAIVALRARFDETRELVLAEAGHDAAEATRLLINRLLHAPSEAMKDKASEGAEWRAMEKTLRILFRLDE, encoded by the coding sequence GTGAGTGGGTCTTCCCATCGTCTGGTCGTCATCGGAGCCAACCATCGGTCGGCTTCGCTGTCCTTGCGCGATGCCCTGTTCGTGGACGACGCTGGCGCCACCACTTTTCTCGAGGGCCTGAAGCGGGCCGGTCTGGCCGAGGCCATGGTTCTAGCCACCTGCGACCGCGTCGAGATCTGGGCCGAGGACAGAGACCCGGTCCATGCCGCAAAACTGGTGGGCGAGGCCCTGGCCGCCAAGGCCGGTCTGGAGCCCTCGGTCCTGGCGCCCCATCTCTATACCCTGTCGGGCGGCGAGGCGGTGCGCCACGGTTTTTCCGTCACCGCCTCGCTGGATTCCCTGGTAATCGGCGAGCCCCATGTCACGGGACAGGTCAAGGCCGCCCACCGGCTGGCCCGCGATGCCGGGTGCTGCGGCGGCGAGTTGGATCATTTCCTTCAGGCCGCCTTCGCCGTGGCCAAACGGGTGCGCAGCGAGACCTCCATTGGGGAAGGCCCGGTCAGCATCGCCGCGGCAGCCGTCCAGACCGCCCGCGACGTGCACGGCGATCTGGGAGGCTTACGCGCCCTATTGGTGGGCACCGGCGAAATGGGCGAACTGGTGGCGGAAAGCCTGCTGGCCGCCGGGCTGAAGGACATTTCGGTCACCGCGCCGCGCGCCGCCCGCGCCGAGGCGGTGGCCAAGTCCCTGGAAGGCCATGTGCTGGCCTTCGAGGATTTGCGCGACGGTCTGGCCTCCTTCGACGTGGTGCTGACCTGCGTGGGGGCGCGCACCGTCTCGGTGACGTCCGAGATGGTGACCAACGCGCTCCGGAAACGCCGCAGAAAGCCGGTCTTTCTGGTGGATGCGGGTATTCCCGGCGATATCGAGCCTGCGGTCAATAGGGTGGACGGCGCCTTCCTCTACGACCTGGCCGATCTGGAGAAGGTGGCCCTGGAAGGCCGCGCCACCCGCGAGGCTGCCGCGCGGGCGGCGCGTGACATCGTCGAGGCCGAGGCCCAGGGCTTCCTTCGGGGCCGCGCCGCGCGGGCCGCCGTGCCCGCCATCGTCGCCCTTCGCGCCCGTTTCGACGAGACGCGGGAGCTGGTTCTGGCCGAGGCCGGTCATGACGCCGCCGAGGCCACACGGCTGCTGATCAACCGCCTGCTGCACGCGCCCAGCGAGGCGATGAAAGACAAGGCCTCGGAAGGCGCCGAATGGCGCGCCATGGAAAAGACGCTGCGGATACTGTTCCGCCTGGATGAGTAG
- the prfA gene encoding peptide chain release factor 1, whose product MNLEPQFDKVLYRHDEVRAQLSSGDGLDSQTIQRLSKELSELDPVVTAVVAFRKAREDMVQAAEMMNDPDMKDLAEEEFYALKERLPALEREVQIMLLPKDEADEKNAIIEVRAGTGGEEAALFAAELFRMYERYASVHGWRFEVMDVNDTGIGGVKEASATITGRNVFARLKFESGVHRVQRVPATESQGRIHTSAATVAIMPEAEEVDIQLNDSDLRFDVYRSQGSGGQSVNTTDSAVRVTHIPTGLAVACQQEKSQHKNKATALKLLRARLYERERSAKDAERAAARKSQVGSGDRSERIRTYNFPQGRVTDHRINLTLYKIDAVMSGDALDELIEALVAADQAERLAEME is encoded by the coding sequence ATGAATCTCGAACCGCAATTCGACAAGGTACTGTACCGCCACGACGAGGTCCGGGCGCAGTTGTCCTCGGGCGATGGGCTGGATTCCCAGACCATTCAGCGCCTGTCCAAGGAACTGTCCGAATTGGACCCGGTGGTCACCGCCGTCGTCGCCTTCCGCAAGGCGCGCGAAGACATGGTCCAGGCCGCCGAGATGATGAACGACCCGGACATGAAGGATCTGGCCGAGGAAGAGTTCTACGCCCTGAAGGAGCGGCTGCCCGCGCTGGAACGCGAAGTGCAGATCATGCTGCTGCCCAAGGACGAGGCCGACGAAAAGAACGCGATCATCGAGGTGCGCGCCGGTACGGGGGGTGAGGAGGCGGCCCTGTTCGCCGCCGAACTGTTCCGCATGTACGAGCGCTATGCCTCCGTGCACGGCTGGCGCTTCGAGGTGATGGACGTCAACGATACCGGCATCGGCGGCGTCAAGGAGGCCTCGGCCACCATTACGGGCCGCAATGTCTTTGCCCGGCTCAAATTCGAATCCGGCGTGCATCGGGTGCAGCGGGTTCCCGCCACCGAGTCCCAGGGGCGCATCCACACCTCGGCGGCCACCGTTGCCATCATGCCCGAGGCCGAGGAGGTGGATATCCAGCTCAACGATTCCGATCTGCGCTTTGACGTCTACCGCAGCCAAGGCTCGGGCGGCCAGTCGGTCAACACCACGGATTCGGCGGTGCGCGTCACCCATATCCCCACCGGCCTGGCCGTGGCCTGCCAGCAGGAAAAGAGCCAGCACAAGAACAAGGCCACCGCCTTGAAGTTGCTGCGCGCCCGTTTGTATGAGCGCGAGCGCTCGGCCAAGGACGCCGAACGCGCCGCCGCCCGCAAGAGCCAGGTGGGCTCGGGCGACCGATCGGAACGCATCCGCACCTATAATTTCCCCCAAGGCCGGGTCACCGATCACCGCATCAATTTGACGCTGTACAAGATCGACGCGGTGATGAGCGGCGATGCCCTGGACGAACTGATCGAGGCCCTGGTCGCGGCCGATCAGGCCGAGCGTCTGGCCGAGATGGAATAA